One window from the genome of Acinetobacter sp. ANC 7912 encodes:
- a CDS encoding type II toxin-antitoxin system RelE/ParE family toxin, translating to MIEIKRLPEFDEWLDGIKDNMTRIRLNRRLDKVQRGNWGDIKPLQDGVWEMREFFGSGWRMYYIQHGDVVIVMLGGGDKSTQQQDINRAVKLSKTLED from the coding sequence AGAATTTGATGAATGGTTGGATGGCATTAAAGACAATATGACCCGTATCCGCCTGAATCGTCGATTAGATAAGGTTCAACGTGGAAATTGGGGAGACATTAAACCTCTTCAAGATGGCGTTTGGGAAATGAGAGAATTCTTCGGTTCTGGATGGAGGATGTATTACATCCAACATGGTGACGTAGTTATTGTAATGCTTGGTGGAGGAGATAAATCAACTCAACAACAAGACATCAATCGTGCAGTCAAATTATCGAAAACATTGGAGGATTAA